The Candidatus Delongbacteria bacterium genome includes a region encoding these proteins:
- a CDS encoding T9SS type A sorting domain-containing protein produces MRVGKLLFMALVGSVLGSAAQAVVVDEFTAGSFDSNVNFTDVTTDPGILGGVRTTEFVHSGGSNFGLYLSLYSFYEGGVVSYSGFFNQTTMWRLTYGGSTSDNNVLNLGYCDASSIQVGLGGQLDYNCSGDGPDGVPVTMTVVSGAIARSFVRMVHCAGNGDQGDVIAEFFYSDFPGIDFSAVDQLSFTFNQTPVNSPVDYFVYGINTICDDNFVGADEQPARFELGNAYPNPFNPATTLEFSLAENSQASLKVYDLSGRQVATLVDGLTERGSHSVTFDAGALPSGVYFYTLQADGQSQTRKMVLMK; encoded by the coding sequence ATGCGGGTCGGCAAGCTTCTGTTCATGGCCCTGGTGGGCAGCGTTCTCGGCAGCGCGGCGCAGGCCGTGGTGGTGGACGAGTTCACCGCGGGCAGCTTCGATTCCAACGTGAATTTCACGGACGTGACCACGGATCCCGGCATCCTGGGCGGCGTGCGCACCACCGAGTTCGTGCACAGCGGGGGCAGCAATTTCGGCCTCTACCTCTCCCTCTACTCGTTCTATGAGGGCGGCGTGGTCAGCTACAGCGGCTTCTTCAACCAGACCACCATGTGGCGCCTGACCTACGGCGGCAGCACGTCGGACAACAACGTGCTCAACCTCGGCTACTGCGACGCCTCGTCCATCCAGGTGGGTCTGGGCGGCCAGCTGGACTACAACTGCAGCGGCGACGGCCCTGACGGCGTGCCCGTCACCATGACCGTGGTGTCGGGCGCCATCGCGCGCAGTTTCGTGCGCATGGTCCACTGCGCGGGCAACGGCGACCAGGGCGACGTGATCGCCGAGTTCTTCTACAGCGACTTCCCCGGCATCGACTTCAGCGCCGTGGACCAGCTGAGCTTCACCTTCAACCAGACCCCTGTGAACAGCCCGGTGGACTACTTCGTCTACGGCATCAACACGATCTGCGACGACAACTTCGTGGGCGCCGACGAGCAGCCCGCCCGCTTCGAGCTGGGCAACGCCTACCCGAACCCCTTCAATCCGGCCACCACGCTGGAGTTCAGCCTGGCCGAGAACAGCCAGGCCAGCTTGAAGGTCTACGACCTGTCGGGTCGGCAGGTGGCCACGCTGGTGGACGGCCTGACGGAGCGCGGCAGCCATTCCGTCACCTTCGACGCCGGCGCCCTGCCCAGCGGCGTGTACTTCTACACCCTGCAGGCCGACGGCCAGAGCCAGACGCGCAAAATGGTGCTGATGAAGTAA
- a CDS encoding ABC transporter permease: MEASPVPATDPSTPAPAPAVSRPDSWIKTFLLETASLARFTGRFFKEALLPPYEFEELLKQAFLIGYKSLPLVAITGFIIGLVLTIQSRPTLVRFGAISWLPAMVAVSLVREIGPVVTAIIFAGKAGSGIGAELASMNVSEQIDAMQVSGTNPFNFLVVSRVLAATIMLPVLVVFADALGLLGTFVGVNLQGDVSAQLFVSQVFQSLEFKDLLPALGKTFVFGWAVGVISCYKGFHSHSGTEGVGKAANSAVVFSIFMVFIIDLVAVQLTSLLQS; encoded by the coding sequence ATGGAAGCCTCTCCCGTCCCCGCGACGGACCCCAGCACCCCCGCTCCGGCTCCGGCCGTGTCGCGCCCGGACTCCTGGATCAAGACCTTTCTCCTGGAAACGGCCTCCCTGGCCCGCTTCACGGGGCGCTTCTTCAAGGAGGCCCTGCTGCCGCCCTATGAGTTCGAAGAGCTGCTGAAACAGGCCTTCCTCATCGGGTACAAGTCCCTGCCCCTGGTCGCCATCACGGGCTTCATCATCGGGCTGGTGCTGACCATCCAGTCCCGCCCGACGCTGGTGCGCTTCGGCGCCATCTCGTGGCTGCCGGCCATGGTGGCCGTCTCCCTGGTGCGCGAGATCGGCCCGGTGGTCACGGCGATCATTTTCGCGGGCAAGGCGGGCTCGGGCATCGGGGCCGAACTGGCCTCCATGAACGTCAGCGAGCAGATCGACGCGATGCAGGTCTCCGGCACCAATCCCTTCAACTTTCTCGTGGTCAGCCGCGTGCTGGCCGCCACCATCATGCTCCCCGTGCTGGTGGTGTTCGCGGACGCCCTGGGACTGCTCGGGACCTTCGTCGGGGTGAACCTGCAGGGCGACGTGAGCGCGCAACTCTTCGTCAGCCAGGTCTTCCAGAGCCTCGAGTTCAAGGACCTGCTGCCCGCGCTGGGGAAGACCTTCGTCTTCGGCTGGGCGGTGGGCGTGATCTCGTGTTACAAGGGATTCCACTCCCACAGCGGGACGGAGGGGGTGGGGAAGGCCGCCAATTCCGCGGTGGTCTTCTCAATTTTCATGGTGTTCATCATCGATCTGGTAGCCGTGCAGCTGACCAGCCTGTTGCAGAGCTAA
- the msrA gene encoding peptide-methionine (S)-S-oxide reductase MsrA, which produces MIVRRALLLLVPALLLGCAKPGDPTMSETPNPTLATFAGGCFWCMEPPFERLEGVLAVESGYSGGQVENPSYDEVCAGGTGHLEVVQVRFDSSKVSYGQLLEVFWQNIDPTDAWGQFADKGSQYRTAIFCHTPEQRREAQASKEALAAAGTFERPIVTEIRDAAPFYPAEDHHQDYYRKEPERYQGYKEGSGRAGFLRRFWGDRH; this is translated from the coding sequence ATGATCGTGCGTCGAGCCCTCTTGCTACTTGTCCCGGCCCTGCTGCTGGGCTGCGCCAAACCCGGAGACCCCACCATGTCTGAGACCCCCAACCCCACCCTGGCCACTTTCGCCGGCGGCTGCTTCTGGTGCATGGAACCGCCTTTCGAGCGGCTGGAGGGCGTGCTGGCGGTGGAGAGCGGCTACAGCGGCGGGCAGGTGGAGAATCCGAGCTACGACGAGGTCTGCGCCGGCGGGACCGGCCACCTGGAAGTCGTGCAGGTGCGCTTCGACTCCAGCAAAGTAAGCTACGGGCAGCTGCTGGAGGTCTTCTGGCAGAACATCGATCCCACCGACGCCTGGGGCCAGTTCGCCGACAAGGGCAGCCAGTATCGCACGGCGATCTTTTGTCACACGCCCGAGCAGCGGCGGGAGGCCCAGGCCAGCAAGGAAGCCCTGGCGGCCGCGGGCACTTTCGAGCGCCCCATCGTCACGGAGATCCGCGACGCGGCGCCCTTCTACCCCGCCGAGGACCACCACCAGGACTACTACCGCAAGGAGCCCGAACGCTACCAGGGCTATAAGGAAGGTTCGGGCCGCGCAGGCTTCCTGCGCCGCTTCTGGGGCGACCGGCACTAA
- a CDS encoding ATP-binding cassette domain-containing protein: MGELVVKLEHVKKSFGTNHVLRGLSLELHKGENLVVLGRSGSGKSVLIKCLVGLVELDEGRVHILGQDVAGLPRAELLLLRRRIGFLFQSSALYDSMTVRENLEFPLRRQPGKRTAAELEALVVEALQNVGLEAAMERLPAELSGGMRKRLGLARTLILKPEIMLYDEPTTGLDAITSKEISKLILDVQRIYRTSSIIITHDIDCARRTANRIIVLQDGRCTAQGSFEELANAADPWTRSFFE, from the coding sequence ATGGGCGAGCTGGTCGTCAAGCTGGAGCACGTCAAGAAATCCTTCGGGACGAACCACGTGCTCCGGGGCCTGAGCCTGGAGCTGCACAAGGGCGAGAACCTGGTGGTGTTGGGCCGCTCGGGCAGCGGGAAATCGGTCCTGATCAAGTGTCTGGTGGGCCTGGTGGAGCTGGACGAAGGCCGGGTCCACATCCTGGGCCAGGACGTCGCCGGCCTGCCCCGGGCCGAACTGCTGCTGCTGCGCCGGCGGATCGGCTTCCTGTTCCAGAGCAGCGCGCTCTACGATTCCATGACCGTGCGGGAGAACCTGGAGTTCCCCCTGCGCCGCCAGCCGGGCAAGCGCACGGCGGCGGAGCTGGAGGCCCTGGTCGTGGAGGCCCTGCAAAACGTGGGGCTGGAGGCCGCCATGGAGCGGCTGCCCGCCGAACTCTCCGGCGGCATGCGCAAGCGGCTGGGTCTGGCCCGGACCCTGATCCTGAAACCGGAGATCATGCTCTACGACGAGCCGACCACCGGGTTGGACGCCATCACGTCCAAGGAGATCAGCAAGCTGATCCTGGACGTGCAGCGGATCTACCGCACCTCGTCCATCATCATCACCCACGACATCGACTGCGCCCGCCGGACGGCCAATCGGATCATCGTGCTCCAGGATGGGCGCTGCACGGCGCAGGGCAGCTTCGAGGAGTTGGCGAACGCGGCGGATCCGTGGACCCGGTCGTTCTTCGAGTAG
- a CDS encoding MlaD family protein: MKQSTNSQLRLGIFLILGIALFVVGIYLIGERQQLFRRTFRLVGIFSDVGGLQAGNNVRLSGVNIGTIDNISIVSDSLVQVEMVIDEEVRRFVKRDAVARIGAEGLMGNKVVVLEPGTGLERAIADNSRIRTRQPVELDDILISLKRTADNAALITLDLARISQHLQAGKGTVGRLLMDQSMARNFDTSMVNLKHGTDKFGVLIDNVNQDVIQNLDSAIVNFKAGSSDFQLLMEKAKQSWLLWGFGKKPSDGDEPDSSR; this comes from the coding sequence ATGAAGCAGAGCACCAACAGCCAACTCCGCCTGGGGATCTTTCTCATCCTGGGCATCGCCCTGTTCGTGGTGGGGATCTACCTCATCGGCGAGCGCCAGCAACTCTTCCGTCGCACCTTCCGCCTGGTGGGGATCTTCAGCGACGTCGGCGGGCTGCAGGCCGGCAACAACGTCCGGCTGTCCGGGGTGAACATCGGCACCATCGACAACATCAGCATCGTCAGCGACAGCCTGGTGCAGGTGGAGATGGTCATCGACGAGGAGGTCCGGCGCTTCGTCAAGCGGGACGCCGTCGCCCGCATCGGGGCGGAGGGCCTGATGGGCAACAAGGTCGTGGTCCTCGAGCCGGGGACGGGCCTGGAGCGGGCCATCGCCGACAACAGCCGGATCCGGACCCGGCAGCCGGTGGAGCTGGACGACATCCTGATCTCGCTCAAGCGCACGGCCGACAACGCGGCCCTGATCACCCTGGACCTGGCCCGGATCTCCCAACACCTCCAGGCGGGCAAAGGCACGGTGGGGCGCCTGTTGATGGACCAATCCATGGCCCGCAACTTCGACACCTCGATGGTCAACCTGAAGCACGGCACGGACAAGTTCGGCGTGCTGATCGACAACGTGAACCAGGACGTGATCCAGAACCTGGACTCCGCCATCGTCAACTTCAAGGCCGGCTCCAGCGACTTCCAACTGCTGATGGAGAAGGCCAAGCAGAGTTGGCTCCTCTGGGGCTTCGGCAAGAAGCCCTCGGACGGGGACGAACCGGACTCCAGCCGCTGA
- a CDS encoding choice-of-anchor D domain-containing protein, giving the protein MRVVRCALFVLSLAAAQAFANLQLNFPSTKLGTGTHNVVGNVSADAMLTVDGTDVSRIEANVIFEGGSPLNVSLVWAYDTNPDYNLEFLIGQEGAFVAIRDVKVYLTCPEGSPQLTYSRGVNNQYAYNLGTPFPTNLPTSMPVFATLECASPPLCQVSVGSLDFGTTAPDAPVERSFTISNTGGGTLSGEVTEACEAYSISNGVYALAGGQSQTVTVTLQSASMGNFPCTLDTGGSCADISLSGTVDLPAVCEFSAPDLDFGTVLPGTPVVRTFSVMNSGGGTLSGEVTEVCDTYSVSNGVYSLGAGQSHTVTVTFQSATAGSFPCTLDGGGSCPDLSLTGAVELAPACQVSTASLDFGTVLPDTPVERSFTISNTGGGTLTGTVTEACDTYSVTNGAYSLTAGQLQTVTVTFQSAVDGSFPCTLDTGGACADISLTGAVEQNPPVCALDVDSLDFGTTLPGTPVERTFTISNTGGGTLAGTVTESCEAYSVGNGVYSLTAGQSQLVSVTLVSATAGDFPCTLDTGGACADLNLTGVVELAPACQLSTAAVDLGLLLPDEIANGAFTITNVGGGTLSGTASLDCEGFAFTGPVDFALTAGQSQDISFDFFSPEPGEYTCRINTTGGCGQVQVTAVVEPAPQCVVGASLLDFGTTTPGTPVERTFTVSNAGGHTLSGEVTEACDNYAVTNGVYSLGAGQSQTVTVTFQGAAAGSFPCALVTGGDCAGVTLAAEVELAPACQLSAGTIELGLLLPGEIATGDFSITNVGGGTLSGTVGMDCPGFAFTGPVAYSLGAGQSQLISFDFFSDTPGLFTCEIDASSSCGPVQVLAEVQPAPQCQVSASALDFGTVQPDSPAELTLTLTNSGGHTLSGALSESCPAFEVLGGSSYSLGAGQSQDFVLRFQAAATDEYTCVLDTGGDCADVTLTAVVDPLPACEVSVAALDFGTVLPNAVATRTFSITNTGGGTLAGAVLESCPAFAVSNGAYSLAAGQSQTVTVTFQSTSAGDYTCTLDTGGSCADIDLQGTVELSPACQLSVASLDFGTAAPDTPVSRTFSITNTGGGLLEGVVTEDCAAYSVANGSYSLATGQSHVVTVTFQSADEGSFPCQLDTGSDCAALPLTALVDNPPICQLSVTGLDFGTLLPGSTVERSFTISNVGGGVLAGAMAETCPAYSVVNGTYSLGAGQSQTVTVTFHSEAPGSYPCVLDTDSSCPDLGLTAVAASLQLFTGEQSACGTVDVLGHLPGSELGFVQDWENGEIGLALSSMGGGTLTVSVLVDNGSSVSVWSGAVGSGIWEAAESGVDLEDWFTENVTLYLEVSDGTSTWNSGGAECLWDLNFLAVENDARPLAFLLHEAAPNPFNPATHLLLDLPEPDHARVVVRDLQGRQVAVLLDGELSAGRHNLTWQPGQVASGTYFVTLECRQGVQVRKVLFLK; this is encoded by the coding sequence ATGAGAGTCGTGAGGTGCGCTCTGTTCGTGCTCTCGTTGGCCGCGGCCCAGGCCTTCGCCAACCTGCAGCTGAACTTTCCGTCCACCAAGCTGGGAACCGGCACCCACAACGTGGTGGGCAATGTCAGCGCCGACGCCATGCTGACGGTGGACGGCACGGACGTGTCCCGCATCGAAGCCAACGTCATCTTCGAGGGTGGCAGCCCGCTCAACGTCAGCTTGGTCTGGGCCTACGACACGAATCCGGACTACAACCTCGAGTTCCTGATCGGCCAGGAGGGGGCCTTCGTGGCCATCCGGGACGTCAAGGTCTACTTGACCTGTCCCGAGGGATCCCCGCAACTGACCTACAGCCGGGGCGTCAACAACCAATACGCCTACAACCTGGGCACGCCCTTCCCCACCAACCTGCCCACCTCCATGCCGGTCTTCGCCACCCTGGAATGCGCCTCGCCGCCGCTCTGCCAGGTCAGCGTGGGCAGCCTGGACTTCGGCACGACGGCGCCCGACGCGCCCGTGGAGCGCAGCTTCACCATCAGCAACACCGGCGGCGGCACGCTTTCGGGCGAAGTGACGGAAGCCTGCGAAGCTTACAGCATCAGCAACGGCGTCTACGCCCTCGCCGGCGGCCAGAGCCAGACCGTCACCGTGACCCTGCAGTCGGCTAGCATGGGGAACTTCCCCTGCACGCTGGACACCGGCGGGAGTTGCGCGGACATCAGCCTGAGCGGAACCGTCGACCTGCCGGCGGTCTGCGAGTTCAGCGCGCCCGACCTGGATTTCGGCACGGTGCTGCCGGGCACGCCCGTGGTGCGGACCTTCAGCGTCATGAACTCGGGCGGCGGCACGCTCTCGGGCGAGGTGACGGAGGTTTGTGACACCTACAGCGTGAGCAACGGCGTCTACAGCCTGGGCGCCGGCCAGAGCCACACCGTGACCGTGACCTTCCAGAGCGCCACCGCAGGGAGTTTCCCCTGCACGCTGGACGGCGGCGGCAGCTGCCCGGACCTGAGCCTGACGGGCGCGGTGGAACTGGCTCCGGCCTGCCAGGTCAGCACGGCCAGCCTGGACTTCGGCACCGTGCTGCCGGACACTCCGGTGGAACGCAGTTTCACCATCAGCAACACCGGCGGCGGCACCCTGACGGGCACCGTGACGGAGGCGTGTGACACGTATTCCGTGACCAACGGCGCCTACAGCCTGACGGCCGGCCAGCTCCAGACGGTCACCGTGACCTTCCAGAGCGCCGTCGACGGCAGTTTCCCCTGCACGCTGGACACGGGCGGCGCCTGCGCGGACATCAGCCTGACGGGCGCCGTGGAACAGAACCCGCCGGTCTGCGCGCTGGACGTGGACAGCCTGGACTTCGGCACGACGCTGCCGGGCACGCCCGTGGAGCGCACCTTCACCATCAGCAACACCGGCGGCGGCACGCTGGCCGGCACCGTGACGGAGAGCTGCGAGGCCTACAGCGTGGGCAACGGCGTCTACAGCCTGACGGCCGGCCAGAGCCAGTTGGTCAGCGTGACTCTCGTCAGCGCGACGGCGGGCGACTTCCCCTGCACGCTGGACACGGGCGGCGCCTGCGCGGACCTGAACCTGACGGGCGTCGTGGAGCTGGCCCCTGCCTGCCAGCTGAGCACGGCCGCCGTGGACCTGGGCCTGCTGCTGCCCGACGAGATTGCCAACGGCGCCTTCACCATCACCAACGTGGGCGGCGGCACGCTGAGCGGCACGGCCAGCCTGGACTGCGAGGGCTTTGCCTTCACAGGCCCCGTGGACTTCGCCCTGACCGCCGGCCAGAGCCAGGACATCAGCTTCGACTTCTTCTCGCCGGAGCCCGGCGAGTACACCTGCCGGATCAACACCACGGGCGGCTGCGGCCAGGTCCAGGTGACGGCGGTGGTGGAGCCCGCCCCCCAGTGCGTGGTGGGCGCCTCCCTGCTGGACTTCGGCACCACGACCCCCGGCACCCCCGTGGAGCGCACCTTCACCGTCAGCAACGCCGGCGGCCACACCCTGAGCGGCGAAGTGACGGAGGCGTGTGACAATTACGCAGTGACCAACGGCGTCTACAGCCTGGGCGCCGGCCAGAGCCAGACCGTGACGGTGACCTTCCAGGGCGCCGCGGCGGGCAGTTTCCCCTGCGCGCTGGTCACGGGCGGCGACTGCGCCGGCGTCACCCTCGCGGCCGAGGTGGAGTTGGCCCCGGCCTGCCAGCTGAGCGCCGGCACCATCGAACTGGGCCTGCTGCTGCCCGGTGAGATCGCCACGGGCGACTTCAGCATCACCAACGTCGGCGGCGGCACCCTCAGCGGCACGGTGGGGATGGATTGCCCGGGCTTCGCCTTCACCGGTCCCGTGGCCTACTCACTGGGCGCCGGCCAGAGCCAGCTCATCAGCTTCGACTTCTTCTCCGACACGCCGGGTCTGTTCACGTGCGAGATCGACGCCTCCTCGTCCTGCGGTCCCGTGCAGGTGCTGGCTGAAGTGCAGCCCGCGCCCCAGTGCCAGGTGAGCGCCTCCGCGCTGGACTTCGGCACCGTGCAGCCCGACAGCCCGGCGGAACTGACCCTGACCCTTACCAACAGCGGCGGCCACACGCTCAGCGGCGCGCTCTCCGAATCCTGCCCGGCCTTCGAAGTGCTGGGCGGCAGCAGCTACAGCCTGGGCGCCGGCCAGAGCCAGGATTTCGTGCTGCGCTTCCAGGCCGCCGCGACGGACGAGTACACCTGCGTGCTGGACACGGGCGGCGACTGTGCCGACGTGACGCTGACGGCCGTGGTGGATCCGCTGCCCGCCTGCGAGGTGAGCGTGGCGGCGTTGGACTTCGGCACCGTGCTGCCCAACGCCGTGGCGACGCGCACCTTCAGCATCACCAACACGGGGGGCGGCACCCTGGCGGGCGCCGTGCTGGAATCCTGCCCGGCCTTCGCGGTCAGCAACGGAGCCTACAGCCTGGCGGCGGGACAGAGCCAGACCGTGACGGTCACCTTCCAGAGCACGAGCGCCGGTGACTACACGTGCACGCTGGACACGGGCGGCAGCTGCGCGGACATCGATCTGCAGGGCACGGTGGAGCTCTCGCCGGCCTGCCAGCTGAGCGTGGCCAGCCTGGACTTCGGCACCGCGGCGCCCGACACGCCGGTGTCGCGCACCTTCAGCATCACCAACACGGGCGGCGGCTTGCTGGAGGGGGTGGTGACGGAGGACTGCGCGGCCTACAGCGTGGCCAACGGTAGCTACTCCCTGGCCACGGGCCAGTCCCACGTGGTCACCGTGACCTTCCAGAGCGCCGACGAAGGCAGTTTCCCCTGCCAGCTGGACACGGGCAGCGACTGCGCGGCCCTGCCGCTGACGGCCCTGGTGGACAATCCGCCCATCTGCCAGCTCAGCGTGACGGGCCTGGACTTCGGCACGTTGCTGCCGGGCTCCACGGTGGAGCGCAGTTTCACGATCAGCAATGTGGGCGGCGGCGTGCTGGCCGGCGCGATGGCCGAGACCTGTCCGGCCTACAGCGTGGTTAATGGCACTTATTCCCTGGGCGCCGGGCAGAGCCAGACCGTCACGGTCACCTTCCACAGCGAGGCACCGGGCAGCTACCCCTGCGTGCTGGACACGGACAGCAGCTGTCCCGACCTGGGCCTGACGGCGGTGGCGGCCTCCCTGCAGCTCTTCACGGGCGAACAATCCGCCTGCGGCACGGTGGACGTGCTGGGCCACCTGCCCGGCTCGGAACTCGGCTTCGTGCAGGACTGGGAGAACGGCGAGATCGGCCTGGCGCTCTCCAGCATGGGCGGCGGGACGCTGACGGTCTCCGTGCTGGTGGACAACGGTTCCTCGGTCAGCGTCTGGAGCGGAGCGGTGGGCTCGGGCATCTGGGAGGCCGCGGAGTCCGGCGTGGACCTGGAGGACTGGTTCACGGAGAACGTCACCCTCTATCTGGAAGTCAGCGACGGCACCAGCACCTGGAATTCCGGGGGTGCGGAGTGCCTGTGGGACTTGAATTTCCTGGCCGTGGAGAACGACGCGCGGCCCCTGGCCTTCCTGCTGCACGAGGCGGCGCCCAATCCCTTCAACCCGGCGACCCACCTGCTGCTGGATCTGCCGGAGCCCGACCACGCGCGCGTGGTGGTGCGGGATCTCCAGGGCCGGCAGGTGGCCGTGCTGCTGGACGGCGAGCTCTCCGCGGGCCGGCACAACCTGACCTGGCAGCCTGGGCAGGTGGCCAGCGGCACCTACTTCGTCACGCTGGAGTGCCGGCAGGGCGTGCAGGTGCGCAAGGTGCTCTTCCTTAAGTAG
- a CDS encoding endonuclease, translating into MRLPALLVLAAAAQATVLLPATALRFQPAALELGVRTLASLDTAVWVVNQSAQPVQVSELLTLSGRLQVGDLAELPAGDSLRLPLRLDLRDDLDLREVLQLRSPQLAGLPGLSITAQPRHPDPDWAGAANLWGTALKSFLGSRVTGHTVYSYTSAREHMFGEYDNVNGQVQCVYTASWVTTDGIPDGSVMNCEHTWPQSLGAEGDARSDMHHLFPTLSSPNSVRGNLPFGDVVTQNWAQGGSLRGTDAGGVTVFEPRDPHKGDCARACFYFALRYGNLSSFLTYQEPVLRQWAFADTVSQKELDRNAAIDALQHNRNPFIDHNGWLGRIASLAGSADPAPTRLLSLAVDSLALGEVAAGDSVRFQLPLLNTGNATLLVGYVQSSQPADLHVLSAPTSLAAGQLGWAEFSYHPGTAVAPVEITVSTNAQNGALRQVAVTGGRFDTALEPAAPRPAAWRLVGAAPNPFNPATRLTLELDQPAELALSVYDSRGARVLEWHRQLPAGHTSLPLDLSGQPSGRYWLRLEVGGHAETLPLTLLK; encoded by the coding sequence ATGCGACTTCCCGCCCTGCTTGTCCTTGCCGCCGCGGCCCAGGCCACCGTGCTGCTGCCCGCCACGGCCCTGCGCTTCCAACCCGCCGCCCTGGAGCTGGGCGTGCGCACCCTGGCCTCGCTGGACACGGCGGTCTGGGTGGTCAACCAGTCCGCGCAGCCCGTCCAGGTGTCCGAGCTGCTGACCCTCAGCGGGCGCCTGCAGGTGGGCGACCTGGCCGAGCTGCCGGCGGGAGACTCCCTGCGCCTGCCCCTGCGGCTGGACCTGCGCGACGACCTGGACCTGCGCGAGGTCCTGCAACTGCGCTCGCCCCAGCTCGCCGGACTGCCCGGCCTGAGCATCACGGCCCAACCCCGCCACCCGGATCCCGACTGGGCGGGCGCCGCCAACCTCTGGGGCACGGCGCTCAAGTCCTTCCTGGGCAGCCGCGTGACGGGCCACACGGTCTATAGCTACACCAGCGCCCGGGAGCACATGTTCGGCGAGTATGACAACGTGAACGGCCAGGTGCAGTGCGTCTACACGGCCAGCTGGGTGACCACGGACGGCATTCCCGACGGCAGCGTGATGAACTGCGAACACACCTGGCCCCAGAGTCTGGGCGCCGAGGGTGACGCGCGCAGCGACATGCACCACCTCTTCCCCACTCTGAGCTCGCCCAACAGCGTGCGCGGCAACCTGCCCTTCGGTGACGTGGTGACACAGAACTGGGCCCAGGGCGGCAGCCTGCGCGGCACGGACGCCGGCGGCGTGACGGTCTTCGAACCCCGCGACCCGCACAAGGGCGATTGCGCCCGCGCCTGCTTCTACTTCGCGCTGCGCTACGGCAACCTCTCCAGTTTCCTGACCTACCAGGAGCCCGTGCTGCGCCAGTGGGCCTTCGCGGACACGGTGAGCCAGAAGGAGCTGGACCGCAACGCGGCCATCGACGCGCTGCAGCACAACCGCAACCCCTTCATCGACCACAACGGCTGGCTGGGGCGCATCGCCTCGCTGGCCGGCAGCGCCGACCCCGCGCCCACCCGCCTGCTCTCCCTGGCCGTGGACAGCCTGGCACTGGGCGAGGTGGCCGCGGGCGACAGCGTGCGCTTCCAGCTGCCGCTGCTCAACACGGGCAACGCCACGCTGCTGGTGGGTTACGTGCAATCCTCGCAGCCGGCGGACCTCCACGTGCTGTCCGCGCCCACCTCCCTGGCGGCCGGCCAGCTGGGCTGGGCCGAATTCTCCTACCACCCCGGCACGGCCGTGGCCCCGGTGGAGATCACGGTGAGCACCAACGCGCAGAACGGCGCCCTGCGCCAAGTGGCCGTGACGGGCGGCCGCTTCGACACGGCGCTGGAGCCCGCCGCCCCGCGTCCCGCCGCCTGGCGCCTGGTGGGCGCGGCGCCGAATCCCTTCAACCCCGCCACCCGCCTCACGCTGGAGCTGGACCAGCCGGCGGAACTGGCGCTGAGCGTCTACGACAGCCGCGGCGCCCGCGTCCTGGAGTGGCATCGACAGCTGCCGGCGGGCCACACCAGCCTGCCGCTGGACTTGTCCGGCCAGCCCAGCGGCCGCTACTGGCTGCGGCTGGAAGTGGGGGGGCACGCGGAGACGCTGCCGCTTACCCTGCTTAAGTAA